In the genome of Candidatus Poribacteria bacterium, the window CTTGACTTTGAAATAGTGAGATGATATTGTCGAATAACACCTGTATGACAAAGATAAAACCTTTTTCTCCAATTAGCATGGACTCATTGGATAGTTTTTTCAATAAATAAGGATGAAGTATGATATGGATCAAGGAAGTCTGGGTTATTTTGGGCGGACTTGGTGGACTCGCGGCAATTATCCTCCTCCTGATGGAATGCCTCGATAGATGGAATCATCGTTGGAATCGGCGTATACTTTATACAATCGGCATTGGGATTACTTGGGAACGTGCTATTGATCCGGAATTAACCCTCCGTCTCTATGCAAAAAAAATAAAACGATTCGGGTACAATGCAATAAATTATGCTGACTTTCCAAGTGGTGCTGAATTATTAGCTGGCAGTTCAATAGCCATAGCTGAAGATGGGTTGAAAGTCGACTGGTGGACACGGGACATGGATTGGTTTGATGAGTGGCCCCCTGAAGAACCGGAGATGCTTTATCAAATCCCATGGGGTGCTAATACTTTTAAAGAACTGTTAGAGCGATCCAACCGCGATTGGTCTTCTATGAACACGGAAAACCAAGTAGAGATTCGAGGTTGGAATAAATGGAGTCAACGCAGAATCTATACGCTCACTATTGGTATAGCAAAGTTAGCTCCTGGTGTTGATCCAATGCTTAACTTTTGTCTTTATTCACAAAACATTAAACGATTTGGTCGTGATTCAATTGATTACAGAAAATATTCAGAGTACGCAGAACTATTGGCTGTTACGAAGGTATTACCTGCTAGAGACGGTCTCAAAATCCATTGGGCGACACGGGATCGATACCTAAAATATCATAATAATTGGCCTCCAAAAATATATAATATTCTATATCAGGTTCCCTGGAGTGCTAATACTTTCAAAGAACTGCTAAAGCAATATTTACGTGAAAATAAAGTCTTTTTTAACGATAAAGGTAAAATAGATAGCCGTAGACGTAATAAAACCTAACAATTGAAAAGAAATCTATACATGCGTGTCAATCCACATAATTCCCTTCAATACTAATGAACACCAAGATAAATAAAAAAAAGAAACCCTTATTGAAATAAAAATCCTTGACACCCCACCCTAAACCGTATACAATAAAACCCCAAGTAAGACATATCGGATGCGGAGGTCTCCCATGCCGACAATCGAAAAAGTTTTTGACTCCCCAGGTCCACAACCCAACGGAATGCAAGCCACAGCAGAAGGGCTCTGGATTCTTGACCAGCAGACCAATGAGGTGCATCTCGTCTCCTACGACGGCGATGTAAAAAAGACACTCGCCACTGGCTCCGACAGAGGCAGTGGGATCACAGATACAGGCGATACCCTCTGGCTCGCCTCTACCTACAGTTGTGAAATCCTTTCAACGGATCCAGAAACCGGTAAAACATTCGCCTCTTACGACACACCCGGTGCAGGACAGACCGGTGCACACGGCTTAGAATGGCGCGACAATAAACTCTGGTTGGCAGTGCCTCCCGCTGCGACCATCTATCAGGTCGATGTCGAAGACGGTTTCAAGGTGATTCACACGCTCCCGGCTCCCGGCGATCGACCCCACGGCATCGCATGGATTGGCGACGATCTCTGGTGTGTTGAGACGAACCATCGCGCAATCTTTCACCTCAACCCAGAGGACGGCAGCCATCTGAACAAAATCGAGATACCCGAACCTCATCCCGAACCCCATGGAATGACGTACTGGGATGGATATTTCTGGTACTGCGATGCACACACCACAGCAGTGTGCCGCGTAGCGTTATCATGATGCAAACAACCGGACGGCTATTGAAGATGGAAGCAAACCGTGCGGCGATGAACATGGCAGTTGACGAAGCGATGCTGCTCTCACAGAAAGAACAGCCGAATCCGACACTGCGATTTTACACATGGTCGTCCGCAGCGTTCAGTTTCGGCTATTTCCAAGACATTGCCTCAGAAGTTGACGTGGAGGCGTGTCGTGCAGACGACATCGAGTTAGTGAAACGGATGACAGGCGGCGGCACTGTCGTACATGGATGGGATTTAACTTATACGCTAATCCTCCCGCGTCATACAGGCGAAAAGAGTATCTCCGAAGTGTATCAACGTCTCGGAGAAGGCCTCGTCAAGGCATTTGAAACACTCGGTATCCCCGCGGAGTGCCATGCTGTGGATACCGATGTCTCGCAAACCAGCCAAAATATCTGCCTAACAAACCCCGCCGATTACGATGTCATGTGCCAGGGCAAAAAATTGGCAGGCGTTTCTGTCAGGCGAAACCGAAACGGGATGATGTTTCAAGGCTATATTTCACTATATATGCCGCCTGTGTCTATCCTAAGACGTGTCTCAAGAGACTGCGAAGTCCAGCAGATATTGATCGAAAAATCGACTGCCATCAATACAGATGGACGTTCCATAACTAAAAGCGTACTCATCAAAGCAATATCTGAAACATTTAACATCGGCATTGCGTTTTATTCAGGTAAATTGTCATCGGTGGAGCGCGCGCAAGCAGAAACCTTAGCCGAAACCAAGTATACCACAGCGACGTGGAACTTTTAATCAATGAATCAAGGGCGAAAACCTCCTAACACTGTGCTCATCCCATCCGGTGCGTTTATTATGGGCACTGACATTGAAGCCTTTTACGGCACGGCTTTAGCGAATTCGGAGCATGCCAAACTCGATGAGGCACCAATGCATGTCCGCTTTCTCGAAGCATATCTCATTGAGCAGTATCCGGTAACCAACGCCGAATACGCCCTTTTCGTGCGGGAAACCGGTCATTCTCCACCATCACATTGGAAAAATGGGAACTTCACACCCGAAGAAGCAAATCTCCCTGTCGTCCATGTAAGTTGGTATGACAGTAACGAATACGCACAATGGGCAAACAAGCGGCTTCCGACAGAGGCAGAATGGGAGAAAGCCTGTCGCGGTCCCGATGGTCGGATTTATCCGTGGGGCAATATTTTTGTTTCTGAGGAATCTGAATCGGCAGAAACCGCGCCAGAAAGTTCAGAAATCCTAACAGCACACCTCACCCCTATAGGTGTGCGTCCTGCTATAGTGAGTCCTTACGGAATCGGCGAAGCCGTCGGAAATGTTTGGGAATGGACTGCAGATTGGTATCAACCCTATCCCGACACAAAGCGTCAAAAAAATGGACGCAATCTGGACGATAAACACAAAATCCTACGCGGCGGCTCGTGGTTGGAAGTCCGTGATGGAACGGCGGAACGCTATTTTCGGTGTGCCAATCGCTTACACGCGCCACCAGATTACACTGCTGGTAATATCGGATTCCGTTGCGTGCGGGAGGCACCGCCCGGGCAAGTTGCGTCAGTACATGTTCCCATAGCGCCGCTTATTGACTATATAAAGCAACGAAAACTCGCGAATCTGCAGCTCCTTCAAAAACGGACAGAGAAAAATAGCTTCAAAGATATACTGATTGCCGCTTTCCTTATCGGTGGAGCAGTTTACGGTATTACGGTGAAACCTGAGTTAGCATTAGGGGGTGTAACCGCTGGCATTATCGGCCTCGGTTTTCTCTGTAGTGCCGGTGTCAATTTTTGGAGAAGATGGCGCGCCGTGAAGCGTGCGAAGCAGGTAGCCTCTGAAAACTTTGTAGCTTCTCATTAGGCTGGACTTACGCACCTCACTGGTAGGTGCGGTTTCTAACCGCACCGATCTTCACTGGTAGGTGCGGTTTCTAACCGCACCGATCCTATAATAGGAATAAGAACCCTTACTGTCCAAAGATAAGCACCTCAAATCAATTTTGCGTAAGTCTTTTAGAAATATCTTTGATGTTGACGTGAATTTAAATTCAGTGTAAACTTTTCACAAATTAATGCATCGCGACGCAAAGTCGCTTCTACAAGGGGAAAACAATGAACCCGCTATGTCTGGAACACTGTTTGACTGAGTCAGAAAAACAGCAATTTGAAGAGAACGGTTTCTTTGCAGTTGAGGATGCGATCCCACAAGAAATGGTCGACAGATTGATCGCCGCTGTTGACCGAGTCGGAGCGGAGCATTTAGGTAAAGAGGAACTTCCCACCGATGCGCGCTTCAATCTCCTCGATTTCGTCGGCAGGGACGAAGCCTTTATTGAATTGCTCGATTGGCACACAACTTTCCCAAAAGTGTGGGGAATTTTGGGGTGGAACATCAAACTCTACCATTCTCACTTGATTGTGATGCCCCCGCTGCCGCCGGAGGAACATAACGAGCAGAAACGTCTCGGCTGGCATCAAGACAGTGGTAGACTCAACTTCGAGTTGGAGGGCGAGCCGCGCCCACGTGTATCCTTGAAAGTCGCATTTTTCCTCACTGACACATCTATTCCCGGACGCGGCAACTTCTCCGTGATACCGGGGAGCCAGAAATGGAATACAATCGAAATGCCCGAAGACAAGACCGCGGATCCTGAAAACGCAACCCCTGTTTTCGCCAAACCCGGAACCGCCGTCTTTTTTGACCGAAGACTCTGGCATGCTGCAGGACGAAATACCTCCGATGTCATTCGTAAAGTCCTCTTCTACGGCTATAGCTACCGCTGGTTGCAACCTCGCGACGACATGACCGTGGCACACTGGATGGAACGCTCTGATCCAATTCGTCAGCAGATTTTGGGAAAAAGCACGGGCGGACACGGCTATACCTCTCCCGGTGAAAAAGATGTACCACTCCGCACATGGATTCAGGAAAATCTCGGTGCTGAGGCGGTCGCCCGTTAGAACACAAAACAATGGGCGGGAGCCAAACC includes:
- a CDS encoding biotin/lipoate A/B protein ligase family protein; the protein is MMQTTGRLLKMEANRAAMNMAVDEAMLLSQKEQPNPTLRFYTWSSAAFSFGYFQDIASEVDVEACRADDIELVKRMTGGGTVVHGWDLTYTLILPRHTGEKSISEVYQRLGEGLVKAFETLGIPAECHAVDTDVSQTSQNICLTNPADYDVMCQGKKLAGVSVRRNRNGMMFQGYISLYMPPVSILRRVSRDCEVQQILIEKSTAINTDGRSITKSVLIKAISETFNIGIAFYSGKLSSVERAQAETLAETKYTTATWNF
- a CDS encoding phytanoyl-CoA dioxygenase family protein; translation: MNPLCLEHCLTESEKQQFEENGFFAVEDAIPQEMVDRLIAAVDRVGAEHLGKEELPTDARFNLLDFVGRDEAFIELLDWHTTFPKVWGILGWNIKLYHSHLIVMPPLPPEEHNEQKRLGWHQDSGRLNFELEGEPRPRVSLKVAFFLTDTSIPGRGNFSVIPGSQKWNTIEMPEDKTADPENATPVFAKPGTAVFFDRRLWHAAGRNTSDVIRKVLFYGYSYRWLQPRDDMTVAHWMERSDPIRQQILGKSTGGHGYTSPGEKDVPLRTWIQENLGAEAVAR
- a CDS encoding SUMF1/EgtB/PvdO family nonheme iron enzyme codes for the protein MNQGRKPPNTVLIPSGAFIMGTDIEAFYGTALANSEHAKLDEAPMHVRFLEAYLIEQYPVTNAEYALFVRETGHSPPSHWKNGNFTPEEANLPVVHVSWYDSNEYAQWANKRLPTEAEWEKACRGPDGRIYPWGNIFVSEESESAETAPESSEILTAHLTPIGVRPAIVSPYGIGEAVGNVWEWTADWYQPYPDTKRQKNGRNLDDKHKILRGGSWLEVRDGTAERYFRCANRLHAPPDYTAGNIGFRCVREAPPGQVASVHVPIAPLIDYIKQRKLANLQLLQKRTEKNSFKDILIAAFLIGGAVYGITVKPELALGGVTAGIIGLGFLCSAGVNFWRRWRAVKRAKQVASENFVASH